A region of the Cryptococcus deuterogattii R265 chromosome 1, complete sequence genome:
GCAAAGTGGATGCCAGAAGGATTGCAAGGACTTGTGATTGGAAGGAACTCACGATTTTGGACAGAGGAGctcgatgatgaagaattgGAACAGATTGGTGGTGTGGAGTATAGAGCTCTCAAACTCTTGAGCTGTATCGTATCTACTGTACGTTACCACGATGACGACTGGCACTTGGCATAAGTTGATTCCTGGAATAGTACATATTTTTCTACCAGATCATCCCCTTTGCGATAATTAGTATCTACTTCGCCAAGGTAAATCAATGGAATTCTGCATTTCTGGCCACTGCCGGCGTGCAAGCCGGTACTGTCAACAAGACATGgttctcgctcttcttaTCCGCTTCCGCTTACACTGGGTGTGGTATGACGTAAGTGTACTTCGGGTGTTGTGCTCATTAGCTGACCTTGAACTTTGCAATCAACGTGTAGATTAACAGACCAAGGGCTTGAACCTTTCCAGACCTGTTATCTCCTAATCTATGTCCTCGCAGTGGGATTGTTGGTAGGAAATCATGCTCTGCCAATTATGTTGCGATTCATTATCTGGCTTGGAACGAAGATTACCAGGAAGGGAGTGAAGTATGAGTCACTGAATTTTCTGTTAGATCACCCTCGACGGTAAGCATCCCTCTCTATGCTGTGTAAACCGATGACTTACTTCCGGATTACAGGTGCTTCTTATATTTGTTTCCAAGCCATCAAACTTGGTATTTACTTTTAATCCTTCTGGTGTTCACGTGAGTCCATTTGCATTTATCAGACGTCCCCTCTCACTCCTTCTAGGGTTATCGagcttttctccttccttgttcTCAACATTGGTCTTCCTGTTGTTAATTCCCTTGGTGGCTGGGAACGATTCTCGGATGGATTGTTGCAAAGTTTGAGTGTGCGGGCAGCTGGATTCGGGATTGTCGCCATCTCTGATATGGCACCTTCAGTACTCTTCTTGTATATTGTATGTTCTTTTCCGGCATGAGAAGGGTGTTGTAAATGACACACTGACTCTGTTTAGATTTTCATGTATGTGGCCATCTATCGTGAGTTCCTGCTTCTCTTAGCTCCTATGCATCCGTTAGTTGCTGATCAACACTGAAGCTATCGCCATGTCCGTCAGGTCTACAAATGTGTATGAAGAAAGGGGTGGgtttccatcatcctcgttAACAGCTAATTTCACACTAATAACCCATAGCGCTTGGGGTGTACGAACATGATGATCTCGATACGTCTAGTGAAGATGAACCCCAGTTTAAAGGTCATGGTCGAGAAGTCTTCAGGTGAATTTGTTTACTTCTCTATCGTCGACAATGGAATCCCTCTGATATCGGCCTTACTCAGTAAATATTTGATGTGGCATATGCGTCGTCAATTAGCGTTTGATATTTGGCCTCTGGCACTAGCCGTTCTTATGATCTCTATGTTTGAACGAGGGAAGCTGCTGGATCCAGAGAAGTGAGTGATTTGCCGTAATCTATCGTTTTCAGTTCTGCTCAAGAAAGATGGCTGATGCGATGTTCAGGAGCTCCTGGTTCACAATATTTAGAATCATTTTCGAATGTACAAGTGGTTACGCAACCGTCGGTCTCACCATGGGAACCCCCAACAACAATTATTCGTTCTCGGGCGAGTTTGGCACTGCTTCAAAGCTGGTTATGATAGTTGTTATGTTACGAGGGAGACACCGTGGCTTACCTGTAGCCATTGATCGGTACGCGACTACATTTGTATGAAGTCAAGATTCCACCTGCTAATATGCCATTCACTTTCAGGGCAATTTTGCTTCCTCGAGAATATTCTCGCATCGTCAAACCTTCCGACGGCTTGCAGCCAACATTGTCCCACCCCACTCCATTCACCCATGTGTCGAACGAAGATGATAGGTCGACCAATCGAAATGGAACTTGAAAGTGGGTTTGGTCAAAGAGATTTGCCAGCAGCTAGAAGACAAGAACTGACTGGAGAAGAACGTTAGTGGAACAGCAGAGGCTGATAAGCGAGGATAATTAACTGTTCTGACGGAGCTAAAAATCTTTCTTGGGTACTATAcatgtcttttttttgggctGTACACAATTGTTCAAAGTGCCGCATATATCGACATCATCGTTGAATGACATGTCATATCGCATTTTGTTCGAACATTGTGCTCAGCGTAAAATACCACGTTTCGACCTGGGGAATATCTGCAGAATAAATAGTATTCGTAGTGTACAACAATTCATTGCAGGATTTCAACTATATATATACAGCTGCCTCCGGCGCATGGCCCTCTTTTCCCCAGACAAACTGCTCTCGACTTGTCTCACTACTTAAGCTGACatgtccttcatcttcctcaagcaAATCTGTTAACCCTTCAGTCTGCTCATCCCATATGAGCGCTGAGTGTCCACCTGcttgttcatcatcttctacgTTTTCAGTATCTTCATCATACAGCAAGCAGAAATGGTATCTGTCCTGTATGGCTAAAGATCTGCCGTCGGGTGACCAATGGATATCAAGTGCCGAGAATTCCGCTCCTTTG
Encoded here:
- a CDS encoding potassium ion transporter, with the translated sequence MKTTLRKPKMPTVTEAREAWQKVKCHFNFFRIHLLVFTFTPFIAACIFYAANGSASGNANSDLAGRQKAAFIDSLFLCFSAMTTTGLCTVNLSALHPFQQVILFFLFIVGDYSFVSLIMVVVRKHYFRTHCEQLLINDLFRRAPTIPYDAGVQAGLNHSSKDLKSTIKTLRGRNISISGPVNGRKMGTFAEDRDQERHMMTGSPVGMTFEERGRRERAEGSETSADNETPGPHVPSTIRRSMTALNNLANPSSPAATSSALAEDCRSPFVDPLFQTRQLLRAQTRTNSISVDQLGRSTSRYQPTISHNASDAPNHTGGDAVPPKLKNSVHFKNYPHHDQSQHPHLRAAAQIMTDHTIDPTRRLPVPFGQKNTGYGGFPSLFQIFRRLLPEKAKRKLYRPVRRVGILMHPAYARKFENGHAGVEESWGEAIRGSVAKWMPEGLQGLVIGRNSRFWTEELDDEELEQIGGVEYRALKLLSCIVSTYIFFYQIIPFAIISIYFAKVNQWNSAFLATAGVQAGTVNKTWFSLFLSASAYTGCGMTLTDQGLEPFQTCYLLIYVLAVGLLVGNHALPIMLRFIIWLGTKITRKGVKYESLNFLLDHPRRCFLYLFPSHQTWYLLLILLVFTVIELFSFLVLNIGLPVVNSLGGWERFSDGLLQSLSVRAAGFGIVAISDMAPSVLFLYIIFMYVAIYPIAMSVRSTNVYEERALGVYEHDDLDTSSEDEPQFKGHGREVFSKYLMWHMRRQLAFDIWPLALAVLMISMFERGKLLDPEKSSWFTIFRIIFECTSGYATVGLTMGTPNNNYSFSGEFGTASKLVMIVVMLRGRHRGLPVAIDRAILLPREYSRIVKPSDGLQPTLSHPTPFTHVSNEDDRSTNRNGT